acttccgtggccggtggtaaacgttctacccatgcattaattcctttctttaattcgctaatctctttttcatcattaattatttctccatctttttgaacttagtccttctttaagggggagtacccggtacttcaagctaagtttttcacaccccaagctttttgcttatgacaaaaaggtgGAGTATAACCCAGAGTTTTTGATGTATATGCTGATTAGTGTGATTTTGTTatctttggagaatttaagagttccactatgatgaccatagatatgtcactaggcaaatacaaggaatacatttcacttcttctaaagtgattttagttgactctgataccctactcgtgactctgaatacttatgcgctctgattatttcatttcatctatgtcatgcgttttcactctgaactcttatattatttagctcagaatctagatattactaatgttttcattacatcttagattcagggggagctaagctcagaatcaagttgtgacttggattcagaatgagcaaaataaactattcacatcaggataagtctaattctttttctctaaactctgagtgaattcagtttattgtttaaagaattgttcatcaaaatacttgattttgtcatcatcaaaaagggggagattgtaagatcaagttttgatcgagtagtacaactctatggtttgatgattacaagttaacattttagtatgaacaattatggtactctaacgtgttttctgagtgtgctcctaacaggctctgaccttatcttaatctcacacaaatcagaagcactgtgcttaaagagtgaccctagcaatgctttcgcaatctctatgttcaatctgaacagtagaaaagcttcagaatatcTGAAgctaatcaagctctgatatggactcaacacacttgaagttctgaagatctagacgttctgataacccagacactctgaaggttcagatgttctgatggtgtagaagactctgaagatccagaagctgaaaagtgaagactctgaagtccagaagcaaaatggctctgaagaccaagtacttcccctctgagttcagaatcagaagatacaacggtcagaggatccatgcttccctctgactttgatcaacaagcttcacaagttccaacacgaagcattcctttgatcagaagtctactaggttaaaggtcaagtcactatccaaggtacaaaagcaaatgtactatcctgacgacctaacctaacattctcagccacagcagaagctggaaatctcagatctgccctccaacggtagcattcccatgcaatgttcaaaccctaatccttggagtataaatagaggctgaagactgaaagatgcggttggaagaaactcatacgcgcaagctatattcaaatcttctaagcattctttcttcattgaattcattgtgtttactacaagcttttaagaagcaatttctttgtaaacaatatttcctaaacagttgtttagtttacctttaggagatcaaggttgatcggatcctagagaagactaagagagtgaatcttagtgtgagctaagtcagtgtattgttagtcacttgtaggtttcaagtgcagttgtaacaattctcttattagtggattgccttcattctaagaaggaaaaaatcaccttcacggatggactggactagcttgagtgtttcatcaagtgaaccaggataaaatccttgtgtgcttttctaatctcttatcttaagcactttacttgtgtttcgaaagatttgctaaaatcttaaggtggaagttttattctgaaaacgctattcaaacccccccccccctttctaccgtttttcataccttcaagggTAAAAGATGAGTATGTTATAGTCCCATAGGAATAGAAGTTTCATTTCTTCAGGGGGCGTTTGTTACaagatttatatatatattcccaTGAATATTGGTGGTTCCCAAGAATCTCATTACCGGCTAAGTCAATCCCGagtaaaatgaaaaatgtgtttGGTTAGTATACGTTATTCCTAGGAACGTTTtcgaaatttaataaaaaatacaaaaattgaaaataagtagTGGAAGAGAGAGTTAGTGGAAAATAACTTTTATTCCTATGAGAATGTAAGATTCCTCTCATTGAGATGagaataaaatttataaaatcatgtgtaatttacATGCCTGAGAATCTTTCATACCCGAGAATAAAAAATCTAATACTTGTACCAAACCTGGGAATGTTACATTCTCAACCTCACATTCCCATAAATATTTTGAGATGCCTATCTCATTTCTATGATTTCATCACATGTTTTCTatccattttattttaaattttttgtattaaacaaaatttgaaaatattctAGGGAATAAAAAAGCCTACCAAACACATAGGCACAATTTACCCGGGAGTAAATTATGCCTAGGAATATAGCATTCCCATGAATCTAATTAATTTCCTAACTTTCTATCAAACGCGCGTTTGGTACAAGTTTTAGAAATTGATTCCCAGAACCTTATTCCCTGAAATATTATGATAAGAATGTTATTCCAAGacatcttttaaaaaaaaatttggttaAAAATTTTGATTCCCAAGTAaccttttaaaatttatttaattaaaatatttaaaaattaaaattaaaatagaaagaaaagataGTAGGAAATAACTTTCATTCCTATGGGAATGTAAGATATCTATCCTTGAACATGAAataaaatttggaaaaaataaGGTAAATTGAATCCCTGGAAATACATAATGCTTGGGAATAATTTTATTCTTAAACTTTTGAACCTTGGACAAAGTCTTAtaatttgtcattatttttGTTTGGAGTTCTGCAATTAGTTAAAAATTCACACTCAAATTTTTCTTCTATCTAAATTTCACTTATTTTATCTTCTcatctctcttttattttgctatcaatatcaatcaatatatattagaaaagaagaacttctatcaggctgatttggtgacgtgtcattctcacgttaattctcataaaaaaaattccacgtgtcattttcaggttaattcccataaaaaaatacatttttaaattttagatttgattaggcaTGGCGGGGGGAGAAGGAGCTCTGCTAGGGCACCTCAGGCATGGCGGTTCCGATCACCAGGACGACGGACTGTACCCACATCTGGGTCTTTTTCTATGTTTGTGGACAGTCTGAGTGATGGCGTCACGAGGGCAAAGGTGGGGGCGATTTTTGCAACAGCGGGAGTCCTGCGGAGTGTGTTTGTGCAGATGCGTAGGAAGGAGGGTAGGCGGTTTTGGTTTGGTTTTATCCGGTATAATTCGAATGCAGAGGCTGAGAATGCAATTCGGAGGTTTAATGGACTGAAATTAGAAGGAGCATATTTGGTTGTCAAGAAAGCCAAGTATCCAACAGTAGGGGTTGGCCATGAGGTTAAGGAACAACAACATTTTCCTCGTTCAAATTACATTGTACAGGGAAAAGTTTGGAGGCCAAGGAGAAGGACAGAGGCGATGACGGAGAAACCACCAGATGATCTGGTCAATACATATACGGTTTATTCCATGGCTGATGAGGAGAAGGCCTGGGTTGAGCGATGTGCTTGTGCTACTGTGCACAATGTCCAAACAATTGAAGTTATTCATGATGGGTTGCGAATGCAGGGATTAGGAAACTTCAAACTCAAGTTGTTGGGCGCGAGGGACGTGTTGCTTGAGTTCGAAAACAGAGAGGAGATGTTAATTACCTTGTCTGAAGCATCAAGTGTTCTGGACATCTTTTTTGAATGGTATTCTGCGTGCACGGAGGTCACCGTGGGTGTTTCTTTTTTGGTTTGGGTGCATGTGTTGAAGGTACCTTTGGGGGCATGGAACACTAATTTTTTTGAGAACATTGGCAACACTCTAGGGAAGTTTGTTTGTGTTGATGGAATAACCTCGCTCAAAGAACGGTTGGATTTTGCTCGAGTTTTGGTAGATACTACAAATCCATTGATAGAGCAGCAATTCATGGATGTAAAATTTGAAGCCAGGGTTTGCCGAGTGctggttgaaaaagaattttcagTTTACCAGGATTGGTCTGGTTTGAAACAAGTGAAGCAGGGCCCTGTTATCGACTCTGATCTGGAGACAGCGAGTGAGGACGTGCATGAAAAGAAGGATTATGGAGGCAGCGTGCAAGAGGAGAAGGTTTCCCAGGCAGAGGCCGAGTTGGCGACAGCGAGTGGCGGGTTTGAGTTTTCCGGCACACCGTTAGAGCAGAGAATCCCAGATGCGTTACGAGACTTGATTGAGGTGGGGTACACCACGCGGGAGTTACTGGACTGGGTGTATTGTGCGGCTGTGATTGGGGTTAATGTTGCAGACGTTGAGGAGAAGGTCTTGGACGATGTCTCTCATTCATTGCAATTGTTCCCTCGCTCTAACGTCTGGAAAAGGAGTTATGATGGGAGGGATAGTTTCATgcggcagatggaacaacaaaATAGAGATATAATGAAGAGGGAAGTGATGGGAGGGAATGAAAGTGGACTTCAGGGCATGTgggatattaattatttaaggCCCAATAATGTTTGGGTAAGACCAAGTCAACAAAATCAGATTGAGAATGCTGATGATGCACAAATATCCAATATTCAGTTTAGTAAAATAATTGCTTGTGGGCCTCAGGGGTTTGTGGGACATGAAACTGGAATTGCAAGGCTTTTAAAAAATTCCTTTGGTGGAACACGTGTTTCTTTTCACCTAGTTAAAGCTTTGGCTCGCTCAATAGGTGGGGAAGTTGATTGTAGCAACAATTATTTTTCGGCAGAGCCAATCCATTCTGGGCTTTCTCTATTTGAGACCAAAGATGTTGAGTGGGACTCAGAGGAAAGGAAAGTGGAGCATCTCGTTGGTGTGGGTGAAGAGGTGCAAACgggttttgaaaaaattttgacAGTTCCAGTGTTTCAAGAGATACAAGATTTTGCTGAGGTGGAAGAAAGCTTAATTAGGGGTGTGGAGCAACGAAGAGGGCGAGGACGAGGACGGAAGAGGGGAGGCGCAGTAAATCCTAATCGCACTGTCAAGATTGAAGCCAAGGTCAAAGCTAAAAGAGGTAGGCCAAAGGGTagcaaaaacaaatcaaaagttGTATTGGAGGTCCCTGCTTATTGTTCAGATGGTGAGATAGGTGAGGAAGGAGCTTCTTCGTGGGCAAGAAGTGTGTGGAAAGTGGGCAAAGAACTAGGTGTGGTATACAATGGCGATGACGACGTGATGATCAGTAGACTTGAGGACCAAGTTCGTTTTAATCACCCAAAGCTACAGTAAATTCAGTTTGGGTTTGGGGGTTTGGATCTCATATGATGGGGAATCCTTGGGTTACTTGGAATGTGCGAGGCATGGGTCGTTCTACCAAACACATGGTTGTTAAAAACCATATTTCGTTTACAAAACCTGGGGTTGTCATGATTCAAGAATCTAAATTAGGGCCTGATAGAGAGAATGTGGTTGATTCATGGGCAAAATCGATGGGAATGAATCATCGCATGGTTCAGGAAAATGGTTCAGCAGGTGGCATAATCACACTATGGCGGGGAAATGTGCTGGAGGTAATTCAGACAATTACTGACCAAAGCTTCATAGCGTTGGTGGCAAAACTACATAATGCAGAGGGACTGGTGCTTGTTGTCAATGTATACGGACCTCATTCCGATGCAGAGAGGTTTGTATTGTTTACTCGGCTGGCTGAGCTATTGAATGAACACAACGGTGGGGTTTTTGTGGGGGGAGATTTTAATGCCGTCTTGAAAGAGAACGAACAGAAAGGGGGTGGAGCTTTGTCGTTAGGGGATATTGCGTTTCGCCAGTTTGTTAATGATGCTTGCTTGGTGGATTTACCTATGCAGAAGGGAGAATTTACATGGTCTTCGACAAGGAATGATGGTGTGGGGAGTCGGTTGGATCGCTGGTTATTGTCGGAAGATGTGTTCTTGTGGTTTAACAACTTTAATCAATGTGCTTTAGATTGGGGTATATCAGATCACAGAGCAGTGGCTTTACACTTTGGGGTGGACGACTATGGCCCAAAgcctttcaaattttttaatcaCTGGGTGATTGAGGATGGTTTCAATGAATTGGTTGAGGGTTGGTGGAGCTCAATAGTGGTGGAAGGGTGGGGAGGTTTTGTTCTGatgcaaaaattaaaagaattgaAAGTCAGAATAAAAGAGTGGAGTAAATCAAGAGGTGTGTGGGGTGTTCAACGCATTCGCGAGTTGGATGAGAAGGTGCATAAGGTGATGGCTCGGATGGAGGTGGAGGGATCGACAGAATCTTTGAGAACGGAGCGGATTACAATAATGGGTGAATTGTGGAAGGCATACCGGGTGGAGGAGGCAACGTGGATACAGAAGTCCAGATTGCAGTGGGCAAGAGAGGGGGACAGAAATACAAAATTTTATCACAGGGTATGCAAAGTGAGGTCAGCAAAAAAAGCAATTACACAGATCCGGTCAGAGGGGCGGTTGCTTGAGGATCCTCAAAGCGTCAAGAATGCAGTGAGAGACCATTTTAAAAGCTTCTTTGCGCATGTGGCAGCAAATCGACCTAGTATACAGTGCCAGAATTCGACCAAGGTAGATGAGTAGCTTAATAATTTCTTAGTGG
This portion of the Lotus japonicus ecotype B-129 chromosome 3, LjGifu_v1.2 genome encodes:
- the LOC130744250 gene encoding uncharacterized protein LOC130744250; translated protein: MGNPWVTWNVRGMGRSTKHMVVKNHISFTKPGVVMIQESKLGPDRENVVDSWAKSMGMNHRMVQENGSAGGIITLWRGNVLEVIQTITDQSFIALVAKLHNAEGLVLVVNVYGPHSDAERFVLFTRLAELLNEHNGGVFVGGDFNAVLKENEQKGGGALSLGDIAFRQFVNDACLVDLPMQKGEFTWSSTRNDGVGSRLDRWLLSEDVFLWFNNFNQCALDWGISDHRAVALHFGVDDYGPKPFKFFNHWVIEDGFNELVEGWWSSIVVEGWGGFVLMQKLKELKVRIKEWSKSRGVWGVQRIRELDEKVHKVMARMEVEGSTESLRTERITIMGELWKAYRVEEATWIQKSRLQWAREGDRNTKFYHRVCKVRSAKKAITQIRSEGRLLEDPQSVKNAVRDHFKSFFAHVAANRPSIQCQNSTKVDE